Proteins encoded in a region of the Pirellulales bacterium genome:
- a CDS encoding efflux RND transporter periplasmic adaptor subunit, whose translation MQISGLKTPLALVGLSLCIVAAGCGHDDVEPLAAPTGPKVVPVTVATAARRTIDTTVDVVGTLKGWEDVKVGAEKSGRVVKVLHDVGDRVKPGEPLVELEAINADLAIRQAEQRLISELAKLGLHELPNADFDFSRLPAVRQAQAAADRAEQKYAREQHLAEKKVNTVESMQDAEFELRDKKAALDNALLSARATLAAAMASRVELDVARQAREDLVVRAPEPTKPPTGLTEPLEFAITKRMVSEGQMIREGEQVAQLIIDKPLRMWVNVPEKYTPYAGVGQQVRLTVASHPGRVFDGTVVWINPSVDAESRTFQVEVSIPNEDRALRPGGFVKASVITNRANERTIVPIEAIVRFAGVTKLFVVHDGKAQAVSVETGTEGEGWIEVQGEVPTDATVITSGQTQLADGTAVTIRHPDEQPAAEAARANQEHERSPSATKAG comes from the coding sequence ATGCAAATTTCGGGATTGAAAACTCCGCTAGCACTTGTCGGCCTGTCGCTGTGCATTGTTGCTGCCGGCTGCGGGCATGACGACGTCGAACCGCTGGCCGCGCCGACCGGTCCCAAGGTCGTGCCGGTCACGGTCGCCACCGCAGCGCGACGCACGATCGATACCACGGTCGACGTTGTCGGTACGCTCAAAGGGTGGGAAGACGTCAAAGTCGGTGCCGAGAAATCAGGCCGTGTCGTCAAGGTCCTGCATGATGTCGGCGATCGTGTAAAGCCGGGCGAGCCGCTCGTGGAACTCGAGGCGATCAATGCTGACCTGGCGATACGTCAGGCTGAACAGCGATTGATTTCCGAGCTCGCCAAGCTCGGCTTGCACGAGCTGCCGAACGCCGATTTCGACTTCTCGCGCCTACCCGCCGTCCGGCAAGCGCAGGCCGCCGCCGACCGTGCCGAGCAGAAATACGCTCGCGAGCAGCATCTGGCTGAGAAGAAAGTCAACACGGTCGAATCGATGCAAGATGCCGAGTTCGAATTGCGTGACAAAAAAGCGGCGCTTGATAACGCACTGCTTTCGGCCCGCGCCACGCTGGCTGCTGCGATGGCCAGCCGAGTCGAGTTGGACGTCGCCCGGCAAGCGCGCGAGGACCTGGTGGTTCGCGCGCCAGAGCCGACGAAGCCTCCGACAGGCCTGACCGAACCGCTCGAATTTGCGATCACTAAACGCATGGTGTCCGAAGGGCAGATGATTCGCGAAGGAGAGCAAGTCGCACAGTTGATCATCGACAAGCCGCTACGGATGTGGGTCAACGTCCCTGAGAAGTACACGCCCTACGCCGGCGTCGGCCAGCAGGTACGCCTGACGGTCGCGTCGCATCCAGGCCGTGTCTTTGACGGCACCGTGGTATGGATCAATCCCTCGGTCGATGCGGAAAGCCGTACCTTCCAGGTCGAAGTTTCCATCCCCAACGAGGACCGCGCTCTGCGTCCCGGTGGATTCGTGAAGGCGTCGGTCATCACCAATCGCGCCAACGAGCGAACCATCGTGCCGATCGAAGCCATCGTCCGCTTCGCCGGCGTCACGAAGCTGTTCGTCGTTCACGACGGTAAAGCCCAGGCCGTGTCGGTCGAAACCGGAACCGAGGGGGAGGGCTGGATCGAGGTGCAGGGCGAAGTACCCACCGACGCAACGGTGATCACGAGCGGTCAAACGCAACTGGCCGACGGCACGGCTGTCACGATTCGTCATCCCGACGAGCAGCCAGCCGCTGAAGCCGCGCGTGCGAATCAGGAACACGAACGTTCGCCGTCCGCTACCAAGGCCGGCTAA
- a CDS encoding TetR/AcrR family transcriptional regulator: MSLPVSHGTASSEIAERIARAAARLFASEGYDATSVRNIVEAANVTKPTLYYYFDSKETLAQRLLLDALEKLTTGMRSILAGSAPATEKLVALIDEHFRLCRDDPDRARFAYAVFFGPRNSQLSTMLADVGQELTELVTSVVGALAAERIIAAERTEECTAAVRGLVAIYTMDYLYRDLNLDAGLARRLVVDLLEGFSDHAARHLGEPQRN, encoded by the coding sequence GTGTCCCTACCCGTTTCCCACGGCACGGCTTCGAGCGAAATTGCCGAGCGCATTGCGCGCGCGGCAGCGCGTCTTTTTGCCTCGGAGGGTTATGACGCCACGAGCGTGCGCAACATCGTCGAAGCGGCGAACGTCACGAAACCGACGCTGTATTACTATTTCGACAGCAAAGAGACGCTCGCCCAGCGACTCCTGCTCGACGCGCTCGAAAAGCTGACCACCGGAATGCGCAGCATTCTGGCTGGCTCGGCTCCCGCGACCGAAAAGCTCGTCGCGTTGATCGACGAGCATTTCCGTCTCTGCCGCGACGATCCCGATCGGGCTCGTTTTGCCTATGCCGTCTTCTTTGGACCGCGAAATTCCCAACTGTCGACCATGTTGGCTGACGTGGGCCAAGAGCTGACCGAGTTAGTGACAAGCGTCGTGGGAGCCTTGGCGGCGGAAAGAATTATCGCCGCCGAGCGAACTGAGGAATGTACCGCCGCCGTGCGCGGCCTGGTCGCAATTTACACGATGGATTATTTGTACCGCGACCTGAACCTCGACGCCGGTCTGGCGCGTCGACTGGTCGTGGATCTTTTGGAAGGATTCTCCGATCACGCCGCTCGCCACTTGGGCGAGCCGCAAAGGAATTGA
- a CDS encoding DUF1501 domain-containing protein, producing the protein MHCHRFHDRPISRREMLSRCANGFGAVALAALAADPTYGATASLDNSVAAGPLAEGPSHFRPKATRVIFLFMDGGPSQVDTFDPKPRLAREHGQPIKVPVAPTQFDNVGMVLDCPWKFRQYGESGIPVSDLFPHVGRCVDDMAIIRSMTSNFSEHTNANYFMHTGLGQQGRPSIGAWVTYGLGSQCQNLPGFVVLNSGMIPPGGVDCFGSGFLPVAYQGSSFRAGEQPVADLRALEARPEHQQSKAALMRQLDRQLLARSPHDDRLEGAIANYELAFRMQTAVPELSDISGETRTTHEMYGLDDPRTEVFGRQCLLARRLIERGVRFVEVLPQDLGFDRWDQHSKLKEGHAKNAFATDKPIAALLTDLKARGLLDETLVVWGGEFGRTPMAQGSDGRDHNPFGFTMWMAGGGVKGGIIHGATDDYGYHAIADKVQIHDLHATMLHLLGVDHKRLTYRFGGRDMRLTDVHGELIEPILA; encoded by the coding sequence ATGCACTGCCACCGCTTTCACGACCGTCCGATTTCTCGCCGCGAAATGCTGTCGCGCTGCGCGAATGGGTTTGGTGCGGTGGCACTGGCAGCGCTCGCGGCTGATCCGACGTATGGGGCCACCGCCTCGCTCGATAATTCGGTGGCGGCAGGCCCGCTGGCCGAGGGACCATCGCATTTTCGGCCCAAGGCGACCCGCGTAATCTTCCTGTTCATGGACGGCGGACCGTCGCAGGTCGATACGTTTGATCCCAAACCACGGCTAGCGCGCGAGCACGGCCAGCCGATCAAAGTGCCGGTGGCGCCGACGCAGTTCGATAACGTCGGTATGGTCCTCGATTGCCCCTGGAAGTTTCGGCAATACGGTGAAAGTGGCATTCCAGTCAGCGATTTGTTTCCACATGTCGGCCGTTGCGTAGACGACATGGCGATCATTCGCTCGATGACGTCGAACTTTTCCGAGCATACGAACGCTAACTATTTCATGCACACCGGGCTCGGCCAGCAAGGCCGCCCCAGCATTGGCGCTTGGGTCACTTATGGCCTGGGAAGTCAGTGCCAGAATCTTCCAGGCTTCGTCGTGCTCAACAGCGGCATGATTCCGCCCGGCGGAGTCGATTGTTTCGGCAGCGGCTTTTTGCCCGTGGCCTATCAAGGTTCTTCATTTCGCGCAGGCGAACAACCGGTAGCAGATTTGCGAGCCTTGGAAGCACGCCCTGAACATCAGCAGAGCAAAGCAGCGCTCATGCGGCAGTTGGATCGACAGTTGCTCGCCCGCTCGCCGCATGATGATCGGCTGGAAGGGGCCATCGCGAATTACGAACTCGCGTTCCGCATGCAAACAGCCGTGCCGGAGCTGAGCGACATCTCGGGCGAGACACGAACCACACACGAAATGTACGGGCTGGACGATCCGCGCACCGAGGTCTTCGGCCGGCAATGCCTGCTCGCGCGGCGGCTGATCGAACGTGGCGTCCGGTTCGTTGAGGTCTTACCGCAAGACCTCGGCTTCGATCGCTGGGACCAACACAGCAAATTGAAGGAAGGGCACGCCAAGAACGCCTTTGCGACTGACAAGCCCATCGCGGCTTTATTGACCGACTTGAAAGCGCGCGGGTTGCTGGACGAGACTCTGGTGGTTTGGGGGGGCGAGTTCGGCCGCACGCCGATGGCGCAAGGATCCGACGGGCGTGACCACAACCCATTCGGCTTTACGATGTGGATGGCCGGCGGCGGTGTGAAAGGGGGCATCATTCACGGTGCGACCGATGATTACGGCTATCACGCTATCGCCGACAAGGTGCAGATTCACGACCTGCACGCCACGATGTTGCACCTGCTAGGAGTCGACCATAAGCGGCTGACCTACCGCTTCGGCGGTCGTGACATGCGGCTGACCGATGTACATGGCGAGCTGATCGAGCCGATTCTGGCCTAA